A genomic stretch from Mycobacterium cookii includes:
- a CDS encoding thioredoxin domain-containing protein, whose translation MSPAGNQLAGAASPYLRQHADNPVHWQQWSPQALAEAAQRDVPILLSIGYAACHWCHVMAHESFEDDEVAAAMNADFVCIKVDREERPDIDAVYMKATVALTGQGGWPMTCFLTPDGRPFFCGTFYPKDGFLQLLSAVSSTWRDRRDEVEQSSDQIAGELRTTAAVLPGQSPPVGPALCDHAVAAVLRDEDTVHGGFRGAPKFPPSALLEALLRHWERTGSAQSLDAVSRTGVAMARGGMYDQLAGGFARYSVDDAWLVPHFEKMLYDNALLLRAYAHWARRTGDPLARRVAAETAGFLLEELRAGDMFTSSLDADADGSEGSTYVWTPAQLTDVLGGDDGRWAASFFGVTAAGTFEAGASVLQRSGDSDDSERFDRVRTALLSARRTRPQPDRDDKVVTAWNGLAITALVEAGIALDSPELPDAAAHCAAALLRLHMVDGRLRRASLGGRVGESAAILEDHAMLATGLLALYQRTSNDAWLTIATGLLDIALAHFADRDRPGHWFDSADDGEQLVLRPADPYDGATPSGASSMAEALLTAGCLTGAERYTRAASATLQAHSVLLARAPRSAGHWLAVAEAAVRGPLQIAVACADGSSSLLASARRLAPGGALVVGGAVDSSKLLVGRDRIDGGDAAYVCRGQVCDLPVTSAEALAASVAVKPAR comes from the coding sequence GTGAGTCCGGCGGGAAACCAGCTCGCCGGGGCCGCCAGCCCCTACCTTCGCCAGCACGCCGACAACCCGGTGCACTGGCAGCAGTGGTCGCCGCAGGCACTGGCCGAAGCCGCGCAGCGCGACGTGCCGATCCTGCTGTCGATCGGCTACGCCGCCTGCCACTGGTGCCATGTGATGGCGCACGAGTCGTTCGAGGACGACGAGGTCGCCGCCGCGATGAACGCCGACTTCGTCTGCATCAAGGTCGATCGCGAAGAACGTCCCGACATCGACGCGGTCTACATGAAAGCCACTGTCGCGCTCACCGGGCAGGGCGGTTGGCCGATGACGTGCTTCCTGACGCCCGACGGGCGACCGTTCTTCTGCGGTACGTTTTACCCGAAAGACGGTTTCCTGCAGCTACTTTCGGCGGTGTCGAGCACCTGGCGGGATCGTCGTGACGAGGTCGAGCAGTCGTCCGATCAGATCGCCGGCGAACTGCGCACGACGGCCGCCGTATTGCCCGGCCAAAGCCCGCCGGTGGGCCCCGCGCTCTGTGACCACGCCGTGGCCGCGGTCCTGCGAGACGAGGACACCGTTCACGGCGGCTTCCGCGGCGCACCGAAATTCCCGCCGTCAGCGTTGCTGGAAGCGTTGCTGCGGCACTGGGAACGGACCGGCTCAGCGCAGTCGCTGGATGCGGTCAGCCGTACCGGTGTCGCCATGGCCCGCGGCGGAATGTACGACCAGCTGGCCGGGGGTTTCGCCCGCTACAGCGTCGACGATGCTTGGTTGGTACCGCATTTCGAGAAGATGCTGTACGACAATGCGCTGCTGTTGCGGGCCTATGCGCACTGGGCCCGCCGCACCGGCGATCCGTTGGCGCGACGGGTCGCCGCCGAGACCGCGGGCTTCTTGCTCGAAGAGTTGCGGGCGGGCGACATGTTCACCTCGTCGCTGGACGCTGACGCCGACGGCAGCGAAGGCTCCACCTATGTGTGGACGCCCGCGCAGCTGACCGATGTGCTTGGCGGCGACGACGGGCGTTGGGCCGCTTCGTTTTTCGGCGTGACAGCGGCCGGCACGTTCGAAGCCGGCGCGTCGGTGCTGCAGCGATCCGGCGATTCGGACGACTCGGAGCGATTCGATCGGGTCCGGACCGCGCTGCTGAGCGCCAGGCGGACGCGACCTCAGCCGGATCGCGACGACAAGGTCGTCACCGCCTGGAACGGGTTGGCGATCACCGCGCTGGTCGAGGCCGGAATCGCGTTGGATTCGCCCGAATTACCCGACGCCGCAGCGCATTGCGCGGCGGCGCTGTTGCGGTTGCACATGGTGGACGGCCGGCTGCGTCGCGCCAGCCTCGGCGGACGGGTCGGCGAGAGCGCGGCGATCCTGGAAGACCACGCAATGCTCGCCACCGGTCTGCTCGCGCTTTATCAGCGGACCTCCAACGATGCCTGGTTGACCATCGCCACCGGGTTGCTCGATATCGCGTTGGCGCACTTTGCCGATCGAGACCGGCCGGGTCACTGGTTCGACAGCGCAGACGACGGCGAGCAGCTGGTGCTGAGGCCTGCCGACCCGTATGACGGCGCCACCCCGTCGGGCGCCTCGTCGATGGCCGAGGCGTTGCTGACCGCGGGATGTCTGACCGGCGCGGAGCGTTACACGCGAGCGGCCTCCGCCACGCTGCAGGCGCATTCGGTACTACTGGCCCGCGCGCCGCGCTCGGCGGGGCACTGGCTCGCCGTCGCCGAAGCCGCTGTGCGCGGGCCGTTGCAGATCGCCGTCGCGTGCGCTGACGGAAGCTCGTCGCTGCTGGCCAGTGCGCGCCGGCTGGCGCCCGGCGGGGCGCTCGTCGTCGGCGGCGCCGTGGACTCCTCGAAGCTGCTGGTCGGCCGCGACCGGATCGATGGTGGCGATGCGGCCTACGTGTGCCGCGGCCAGGTGTGCGATCTGCCGGTGACGAGCGCGGAAGCCTTGGCGGCATCAGTGGCGGTCAAACCCGCCCGGTAG
- the mca gene encoding mycothiol conjugate amidase Mca — protein MSELRLMAVHAHPDDESSKGAATLARYSDEGHRVLVVTLTGGERGDILNPAMDLPEVHGRIADVRRDEMAKAAEILGVEHTWLGFVDSGLPMGDPPPPLPEDCFALTPLEVSTEALVKVVREFRPHVMTTYDENGGYPHPDHIRCHQVSVAAYEAAADHRRFPDAGPVWSVAKLYYNHGFLRQRMQMLQDEFAKRGETGPFEKWLKHWDPSHDVFAGRVTTKIECSAYFSQRDDALRAHATQIDPKGDFFAAPIEWQQRLWPTEEFELARSRIPVRLPETDLFAGIEA, from the coding sequence GTGAGCGAGCTGCGGTTGATGGCGGTGCACGCCCACCCGGACGACGAGTCCAGTAAGGGCGCCGCCACCCTTGCCCGCTACTCGGACGAGGGCCACCGCGTGCTGGTGGTCACCCTGACCGGCGGCGAACGCGGTGACATCCTCAACCCGGCGATGGACCTGCCCGAAGTGCACGGGCGCATCGCCGACGTCCGCCGCGACGAGATGGCCAAGGCCGCGGAGATTCTGGGCGTCGAACACACCTGGTTGGGTTTCGTCGATTCCGGGCTGCCGATGGGAGATCCGCCGCCACCCCTGCCGGAGGACTGCTTCGCGCTGACGCCGTTGGAGGTGTCCACCGAGGCGCTGGTGAAGGTGGTGCGCGAATTCCGGCCGCATGTGATGACGACCTACGACGAGAACGGCGGATACCCGCATCCCGATCACATCCGTTGTCATCAGGTTTCGGTCGCGGCGTACGAGGCGGCCGCCGACCACCGGCGCTTCCCGGACGCCGGGCCGGTGTGGTCGGTGGCCAAGCTGTACTACAACCACGGGTTCCTGCGTCAGCGGATGCAGATGCTGCAAGACGAGTTCGCCAAGCGCGGGGAGACCGGGCCGTTCGAAAAATGGCTGAAGCATTGGGATCCGTCGCACGACGTCTTCGCCGGTCGGGTGACCACCAAGATCGAGTGCTCGGCGTACTTCAGCCAACGTGACGACGCGCTGCGGGCGCATGCCACCCAGATCGATCCCAAGGGCGACTTCTTCGCCGCACCGATCGAGTGGCAGCAGCGGCTCTGGCCGACTGAGGAATTCGAGCTCGCTCGCTCGCGCATTCCGGTGCGTCTTCCGGAAACCGATCTGTTCGCCGGAATCGAGGCATAG
- a CDS encoding DUF4307 domain-containing protein: MTERSQPPPQSRYGRVRPVRPSRRWFVALSVTVVAVGVALAVIGYRSLGRSDVEGTLGGYQLVDNQTVSVTISVTRTDPSRPVDCIVRVRAKDGSETGRREVLVPPSTQTTVQVTAIVKSSKPPMVGDIYGCGTDVPGYLRAP; this comes from the coding sequence ATGACCGAACGTTCACAGCCGCCGCCGCAGTCCCGCTATGGACGTGTCCGGCCGGTCCGCCCGTCCCGGCGCTGGTTCGTCGCGCTGTCTGTCACGGTGGTCGCGGTCGGGGTCGCGCTGGCTGTCATCGGTTATCGATCACTGGGCCGCAGCGACGTCGAGGGCACGCTCGGCGGCTATCAGTTGGTCGACAACCAGACCGTGTCAGTAACGATCAGCGTGACGCGAACCGACCCGTCGCGGCCGGTCGACTGCATCGTGCGGGTGCGCGCGAAAGACGGCAGCGAGACGGGCCGACGTGAAGTGCTGGTTCCGCCGTCGACTCAGACAACAGTGCAGGTGACGGCGATCGTGAAGTCCAGCAAGCCGCCGATGGTCGGCGACATCTACGGCTGCGGCACAGACGTTCCCGGCTACCTTCGCGCGCCCTGA
- the greA gene encoding transcription elongation factor GreA yields the protein MTDTQVTWLTQESHDRLKAELDQLIANRPVIAAEINDRREEGDLRENGGYHAAREEQGQQEARIRQLQDLLNNAKVGEVPKQSGIALPGSVVKVYYDGDKSDTETFLIGTREQAVNDGKLEVYSPNSPLGGALIDAKEGETRSYTVPNGNTVKVTLVSAEPYHS from the coding sequence ATGACGGACACCCAAGTGACCTGGTTGACCCAGGAATCACACGATCGACTGAAGGCCGAGCTCGATCAGTTGATCGCGAATCGTCCGGTCATCGCCGCGGAGATCAACGACCGCCGCGAGGAGGGCGACCTCCGCGAGAACGGTGGCTACCACGCTGCACGCGAAGAGCAGGGCCAGCAAGAGGCCCGCATCCGCCAGTTGCAGGACCTACTGAACAACGCCAAGGTCGGCGAGGTGCCCAAGCAGTCGGGCATTGCGCTGCCCGGCTCGGTGGTGAAGGTCTACTACGACGGCGACAAGTCCGACACCGAGACGTTCCTGATCGGTACCCGCGAGCAGGCCGTCAACGACGGCAAGCTCGAGGTCTACTCGCCGAACTCACCGCTGGGCGGCGCCCTGATCGACGCCAAAGAGGGCGAGACCCGCAGCTACACCGTGCCCAACGGCAACACCGTCAAGGTCACGCTGGTCAGCGCGGAGCCGTACCACTCCTGA
- a CDS encoding cystathionine gamma-synthase yields the protein MSKHFEAAGLATKAIHAGYRPDPQTGAVNTPIYASSTFAQDGVGGLRGGFEYARTGNPTRVALETALAAVEDGRFGRAFGSGMAAGDCALRAVLRPGDHVVIPDDAYGGTFRLIDKVFTQWGVQHTPVALSDLDAVRAAVTPSTKLIWVETPTNPLLSIADIAGIAQIGADSSAIVLVDNTFASPALQQPLTLGADIVLHSTTKYIGGHSDVVGGALITNDAELDEAFAFLQNGAGAVPGPFDAYLTMRGLKTLVLRMERHSENAAAIAEFLTGHASVDTVLYPGLADHPGHQIAARQMRGFGGMVSMRMKGGRRAAETLCANTRLFILAESLGGVESLIEYPGAMTHASTAGSQLEVPDDLVRLSVGIEDLADLIADLEQALG from the coding sequence ATGAGCAAACACTTCGAAGCAGCCGGACTTGCCACCAAGGCCATCCACGCCGGCTACCGGCCCGATCCGCAGACCGGAGCGGTCAACACGCCGATCTATGCCAGTAGCACCTTCGCCCAGGACGGGGTCGGCGGTCTGCGCGGCGGATTCGAATACGCCCGTACCGGCAACCCCACCCGGGTCGCGCTGGAAACCGCGCTGGCGGCGGTCGAAGACGGCAGGTTCGGCCGCGCGTTCGGCTCCGGCATGGCGGCCGGTGATTGCGCGCTGCGCGCGGTGCTGCGTCCCGGCGATCACGTGGTGATCCCTGACGACGCCTACGGCGGAACGTTCCGGCTGATCGACAAGGTCTTCACGCAGTGGGGTGTGCAGCACACCCCGGTCGCGCTGTCCGATCTCGACGCGGTCCGTGCGGCTGTCACGCCGAGCACCAAGCTGATCTGGGTGGAAACGCCCACCAACCCGCTGCTGTCGATCGCCGACATCGCCGGCATTGCCCAGATTGGTGCGGACAGCTCAGCAATAGTGTTGGTGGACAACACGTTTGCATCGCCAGCCCTGCAGCAGCCGCTGACGCTCGGCGCTGACATCGTGTTGCACTCGACGACGAAGTACATCGGCGGACATTCCGACGTCGTGGGCGGCGCGCTGATCACCAACGATGCCGAACTGGACGAGGCCTTCGCCTTCCTGCAGAACGGGGCCGGCGCTGTGCCCGGCCCGTTCGACGCCTACCTGACCATGCGCGGCTTGAAGACGTTGGTGCTGCGGATGGAACGGCACAGCGAAAACGCCGCTGCGATAGCCGAATTCCTGACCGGGCATGCCTCGGTGGACACCGTGCTGTATCCGGGTCTGGCCGACCATCCGGGCCACCAGATCGCCGCGCGGCAGATGCGCGGTTTCGGCGGCATGGTGTCGATGCGGATGAAGGGTGGACGACGTGCGGCCGAAACGTTGTGCGCCAACACCCGGTTGTTCATTCTGGCCGAGTCGCTCGGCGGCGTGGAGTCGCTGATCGAGTATCCCGGCGCCATGACCCACGCGTCGACGGCCGGTTCCCAGTTGGAGGTTCCCGACGATCTGGTCCGGCTCTCGGTGGGCATCGAAGACCTCGCCGACCTGATCGCCGATCTCGAACAGGCGCTGGGTTGA
- a CDS encoding RDD family protein: MTDHIPPPPGEAHMPPPPPPPLGGGGYPPPPPPSGGYAPPPPGPVLRGLATESYTPWITRVAAYVIDHLPVALIVGVGFLVLQNSVESVCLTDVTPHTIDQICSVGPSSLGVAVMWVAALLALGYLIWNLGYRQGTTGSSVGKSLLRFQVVSENTGKPIGFGLSVLREIAHAVDAAIFYIGYLFPLWDAKRQTLADKIMATVCLSIDRTAEA, from the coding sequence ATGACCGACCACATCCCACCTCCGCCCGGCGAGGCTCACATGCCGCCCCCGCCGCCGCCACCGCTGGGGGGTGGTGGTTATCCGCCACCGCCTCCGCCGTCGGGCGGATACGCGCCCCCGCCGCCCGGGCCGGTGCTCCGGGGTCTGGCCACCGAGTCCTACACGCCGTGGATCACCCGGGTCGCTGCGTACGTCATCGACCACCTGCCCGTCGCGCTCATCGTCGGCGTCGGGTTCCTGGTCCTGCAGAACTCCGTCGAGAGTGTCTGCCTGACCGATGTCACCCCGCACACCATCGACCAGATCTGCTCGGTCGGCCCGTCGTCGCTGGGCGTGGCGGTGATGTGGGTTGCGGCGTTGCTCGCGCTGGGTTACCTGATCTGGAATCTCGGCTACCGGCAGGGCACCACCGGATCGAGCGTCGGCAAGTCGCTGCTGAGATTCCAGGTCGTGAGCGAAAACACCGGCAAGCCAATCGGTTTCGGGTTGTCCGTGCTGCGCGAGATCGCTCACGCGGTCGACGCCGCGATCTTCTACATCGGCTACCTGTTTCCGCTCTGGGACGCCAAGCGTCAAACGCTGGCCGACAAGATCATGGCCACGGTGTGCCTGTCGATCGACCGGACGGCCGAGGCGTAG
- a CDS encoding cystathionine beta-synthase translates to MRIAQHISEIIGNTPLVQLNSVVPPGSGRVVAKVEYLNPGLSSKDRIAVKMIDAAEASGELKPGGTIVEPTSGNTGVGLALVAQRRGYRCVFVCPDKVSEDKQNVLRAYGAEVVVCPTAVPPEHPDSYYSVSDRLVGEIDGAWKPDQYSNPQGPASHYETTGPEIWADTDGQVTHFVAGIGTGGTITGAGRYLKDVSNGRVKVVGADPEGSVYSGGTGRPYLVEGVGEDFWPAAYDRAVPDEIIAVTDSDSFNMTRRLAREEAMLVGGSCGMAVVAALKVAEQAGPDALIVVLLPDGGRGYLSKIFNDAWMSSYGFLRTRLDGSIEQPTVGDVLRGKSGHLPDLVHTHPSETVRDAIGILREYGVSQMPVVGAEPPVMAGEVAGSVSERELLSAVFEGRASLADAVGMHMSPPLPIIGAGEQVSALAKTLRDLDAVMVVEEGKPVGVITRYDLLGFLSDGAPRK, encoded by the coding sequence ATGCGGATCGCGCAGCACATCAGTGAAATCATCGGAAACACTCCACTGGTTCAGCTGAACTCGGTTGTGCCGCCGGGGTCCGGCCGGGTCGTCGCGAAGGTCGAATACCTCAACCCGGGTTTGAGCAGCAAAGACCGGATCGCGGTGAAGATGATCGACGCCGCCGAGGCCAGCGGAGAGCTCAAACCGGGCGGCACCATCGTCGAGCCGACGTCGGGGAACACCGGCGTCGGCCTTGCTCTGGTCGCCCAGCGTCGCGGCTACCGGTGCGTGTTCGTCTGCCCCGACAAGGTCAGCGAGGACAAGCAGAATGTGCTGCGGGCCTACGGCGCGGAGGTGGTGGTGTGCCCGACGGCGGTGCCACCCGAGCACCCGGACAGCTACTACAGCGTCTCCGACCGGTTGGTCGGTGAGATCGACGGCGCCTGGAAGCCCGACCAGTACTCCAACCCCCAAGGCCCGGCCAGCCACTACGAAACCACCGGTCCGGAGATCTGGGCCGACACCGACGGTCAGGTCACCCACTTCGTCGCCGGCATCGGCACCGGCGGAACGATCACCGGCGCGGGCCGCTACCTGAAGGACGTCTCGAACGGCCGGGTGAAGGTCGTGGGCGCCGACCCCGAAGGTTCGGTGTACTCCGGCGGCACCGGCCGGCCCTATCTGGTGGAGGGCGTCGGCGAGGACTTCTGGCCCGCGGCCTATGACCGGGCCGTGCCCGACGAGATCATCGCGGTCACCGACTCCGACTCGTTCAACATGACCCGGCGACTGGCCCGCGAGGAGGCCATGCTGGTCGGCGGCTCGTGCGGAATGGCGGTGGTGGCGGCCCTGAAGGTGGCCGAGCAGGCCGGGCCGGACGCGCTGATCGTCGTGCTGCTGCCGGACGGCGGCCGTGGCTACCTGTCGAAAATCTTCAACGACGCCTGGATGTCGTCCTACGGTTTCCTGCGCACCAGGCTGGACGGCTCGATCGAGCAGCCCACGGTCGGCGACGTGCTGCGCGGAAAGTCCGGTCATCTACCCGACCTGGTGCACACCCATCCGTCGGAGACGGTCCGCGACGCGATCGGCATTCTCCGCGAGTACGGGGTGTCGCAGATGCCGGTCGTCGGCGCCGAGCCGCCGGTGATGGCCGGCGAGGTGGCGGGCAGCGTCTCTGAACGCGAACTGCTGTCGGCCGTCTTCGAGGGCCGCGCCAGCCTGGCCGACGCCGTGGGCATGCACATGAGCCCGCCGCTGCCGATCATCGGTGCCGGTGAACAGGTCAGTGCGCTGGCCAAGACGTTGCGGGACCTGGACGCCGTGATGGTTGTCGAGGAAGGCAAACCGGTCGGGGTGATCACCCGGTACGACTTGCTGGGCTTCCTATCCGACGGCGCGCCCCGCAAGTAG
- a CDS encoding alpha/beta hydrolase fold domain-containing protein, translated as MTAPSKVSGSPRAAIRTRDVLRARRFPASDGVPVEVVESGPSLPGMAASLACRLTIRPALGIVSHIPHVPFPFGVIDFAARALLPRPGTVRKTVGLPHATAQLVRAPGVLPADGNRRVVLYLHGGAFLTCGANSHSRIVNSLSKFADAPVLVVNYRLIPKHSVGMALDDCHDGYRWLRQRGYSPEQIVLAGDSAGGYLALALAQRLQQADEEPAALVAISPLLQLAKEPKQAHPNINTDAMFPAKAFDALFTLVAKAARKHVVDGKPEQLYEPLDHVEPGLPRTLIHVSGSEVLLHDARAAARALAAAGVPTEVRVWPGQIHDFQLAAPIVPEAERSLRQIGEYIREATG; from the coding sequence ATGACTGCACCGAGCAAGGTTTCGGGCTCGCCCCGGGCCGCAATTCGCACCCGCGATGTGCTGCGGGCCCGTCGATTTCCAGCCAGCGACGGGGTGCCCGTCGAGGTCGTCGAAAGTGGACCCAGTCTTCCCGGGATGGCCGCGTCGCTGGCCTGCCGGCTGACCATCCGTCCGGCCCTGGGCATCGTCAGCCACATCCCGCACGTCCCTTTTCCGTTCGGCGTCATCGACTTCGCTGCCCGGGCGCTGCTGCCCCGCCCCGGCACCGTCCGCAAGACCGTCGGGTTGCCGCACGCCACCGCACAACTGGTGCGCGCGCCCGGCGTGCTGCCGGCGGACGGCAACCGCCGGGTAGTGCTCTACCTGCACGGTGGCGCCTTCCTGACCTGTGGGGCCAACTCGCACAGCCGAATCGTCAACTCGCTGTCGAAATTCGCCGACGCTCCGGTGCTGGTGGTCAACTACCGGCTGATCCCGAAGCACTCCGTCGGCATGGCGCTGGACGACTGTCACGATGGCTACCGATGGCTGCGGCAGCGCGGATACTCCCCGGAGCAGATCGTGCTGGCCGGCGACTCGGCCGGCGGCTACCTGGCTCTCGCTCTGGCACAACGCCTTCAGCAGGCCGACGAGGAGCCGGCGGCGCTGGTCGCGATCTCGCCGCTGCTGCAGCTGGCCAAGGAGCCCAAGCAAGCGCATCCGAACATCAACACCGATGCGATGTTCCCCGCCAAGGCATTTGACGCGTTGTTCACCCTGGTCGCCAAGGCCGCGCGCAAGCATGTCGTCGACGGCAAACCGGAGCAGCTCTATGAGCCGCTCGACCACGTCGAGCCGGGACTGCCCCGGACCTTGATCCACGTATCGGGCTCGGAGGTGCTGCTGCACGACGCGCGCGCCGCGGCTCGGGCCCTCGCCGCCGCCGGAGTGCCCACCGAGGTTCGGGTCTGGCCCGGGCAGATTCACGACTTCCAGCTCGCCGCGCCGATCGTGCCCGAGGCCGAGCGGTCGCTGCGCCAGATCGGCGAGTACATCCGCGAAGCGACCGGCTAA
- a CDS encoding SGNH/GDSL hydrolase family protein, with protein MVALAAAGALASTGTAYVGARNLLISQAEKARSLIPKSWDVPPRADGVYVAGGGPVQRWQRGMPVDLHLMIFGDSTATGYGCRSADEVPGVLIARGLAEQSGKRVRLSTKAIVGATSKGLSGQVDAMFVAGPPPDAAVILIGANDVTKLNGIGASSRRLGEAVRRLRASGAEVVVATCPDFGVVKAIPQPLRWTVRTLGLRLARAQAGAVRSAGGVPVPLASLVNDEFRHSPHLMLSDDQFHPSAAGYALAASQLLPALCSSLGDWPDAPTPALPSSSATEAGPGFTLLRVISRLWRRPTTGVPAPIVVNASG; from the coding sequence ATGGTTGCGCTGGCCGCGGCAGGCGCGCTGGCATCGACCGGCACAGCCTATGTAGGGGCACGAAACCTGCTGATCAGCCAGGCGGAGAAGGCCCGCAGCCTCATCCCGAAGTCGTGGGACGTCCCGCCGCGGGCCGACGGCGTGTACGTCGCGGGCGGCGGTCCGGTGCAGCGCTGGCAACGGGGGATGCCCGTCGACCTGCACCTGATGATCTTCGGGGACTCGACGGCCACCGGGTACGGCTGCCGCAGCGCTGACGAGGTTCCCGGCGTGCTGATCGCCCGCGGGCTGGCCGAACAGAGCGGGAAACGAGTCCGGTTGAGCACCAAGGCGATCGTCGGTGCGACGTCCAAGGGATTGTCCGGGCAGGTCGACGCGATGTTCGTGGCCGGACCGCCGCCCGATGCCGCCGTCATCCTGATCGGCGCCAACGACGTCACGAAGCTGAACGGCATCGGCGCCTCGTCGCGCCGGCTGGGCGAAGCGGTGCGACGGCTGCGAGCCAGCGGCGCGGAGGTCGTCGTCGCCACATGCCCCGATTTCGGTGTGGTGAAGGCGATTCCGCAGCCGCTGCGATGGACGGTGCGCACCCTGGGACTACGACTCGCCCGGGCCCAGGCCGGCGCGGTCCGGTCCGCCGGCGGCGTGCCGGTGCCGCTGGCCTCGCTGGTCAACGACGAGTTTCGGCATTCGCCGCATCTGATGCTGTCCGACGACCAGTTCCATCCGTCGGCGGCCGGATACGCGCTGGCCGCAAGCCAGCTGCTGCCGGCGTTGTGCAGCAGCCTCGGCGACTGGCCCGACGCGCCGACGCCCGCGCTGCCGTCGTCGTCGGCCACCGAGGCCGGCCCTGGTTTCACGTTGCTCCGAGTGATCTCCCGGCTGTGGCGACGCCCGACGACCGGGGTGCCCGCGCCGATCGTCGTCAACGCCTCCGGCTAG
- a CDS encoding acetyl-CoA C-acetyltransferase, protein MPEAVIVSTARSPIGRAMKGSLVSIRPDDLATQMVRAALDKVEALSPHQIDDLILGCGLPGGEQGFNMARVVAIELGYDFLPGTTVNRYCSSSLQTIRMAFHAIKAGEGDAFISAGVETVSRFAKGNSDSLPDTKNPLFDEAAQRTATAAEGATDWHDPRKDHNIPDVYIAMGQTAENVAIMTGISREDQDHWGVRSQNRAEEAIKSGFFEREIVPVTLPDGSTVSTDDGPRPGTTYEKISELKPVFRPNGTVTAGNACPLNDGAAAVVITSDTKAKELGLKPLARIVSTGVSGLSPEIMGLGPIEASKMALQRAGLSVKDIDLFEINEAFAVQVLGSARELGIDEDKLNVSGGAIALGHPFGMTGARIATTLLNNLQTHDKTFGLETMCVGGGQGMALIIERLS, encoded by the coding sequence ATGCCGGAAGCCGTCATCGTTTCAACAGCCCGTTCGCCCATCGGGCGCGCCATGAAGGGGTCGCTGGTCAGCATTCGGCCCGACGACCTGGCCACGCAGATGGTGCGCGCCGCACTCGACAAGGTCGAGGCGCTCAGCCCGCACCAGATCGACGACCTGATCCTGGGCTGCGGTCTGCCCGGCGGTGAGCAGGGCTTCAACATGGCCCGCGTCGTCGCCATCGAGCTCGGCTACGACTTCCTGCCCGGTACCACCGTCAACCGGTACTGTTCGTCGTCGCTGCAGACCATCCGGATGGCTTTCCACGCCATCAAGGCCGGCGAGGGCGACGCCTTCATCTCGGCCGGCGTCGAGACCGTGTCCCGGTTCGCCAAGGGCAACTCGGACTCGTTGCCGGACACCAAGAACCCGCTCTTCGACGAGGCCGCGCAGCGCACTGCGACGGCCGCCGAGGGCGCGACGGACTGGCACGACCCCCGCAAAGACCACAACATCCCCGACGTCTACATCGCGATGGGTCAGACCGCCGAGAACGTCGCGATCATGACCGGGATCAGCCGCGAAGACCAGGACCACTGGGGTGTGCGAAGCCAGAACCGGGCCGAGGAAGCGATCAAGAGCGGCTTCTTCGAGCGTGAGATCGTGCCGGTCACCCTGCCCGACGGCAGCACGGTCAGCACCGACGACGGCCCACGTCCGGGCACCACCTACGAGAAGATCAGCGAGCTCAAGCCGGTCTTCCGTCCCAACGGCACCGTCACCGCCGGCAACGCCTGCCCGCTGAACGACGGCGCCGCCGCGGTGGTGATCACCAGCGACACCAAGGCCAAGGAACTCGGCCTCAAGCCGCTGGCCCGCATCGTGTCCACCGGCGTCAGCGGGCTGTCCCCGGAGATCATGGGCCTGGGTCCGATCGAGGCGAGCAAGATGGCCCTGCAGCGGGCGGGCCTGTCGGTCAAGGACATCGACCTGTTCGAGATCAACGAGGCGTTCGCGGTGCAGGTGCTCGGCTCGGCCCGCGAGTTGGGCATCGACGAGGACAAGCTGAACGTCTCCGGCGGCGCGATCGCCCTCGGCCACCCGTTCGGCATGACCGGTGCGCGCATCGCCACCACGCTGCTCAACAACTTGCAGACCCACGACAAGACGTTCGGCCTCGAGACCATGTGCGTAGGCGGTGGCCAGGGCATGGCGTTGATCATCGAACGGCTCAGCTGA